Proteins encoded together in one Quercus lobata isolate SW786 chromosome 3, ValleyOak3.0 Primary Assembly, whole genome shotgun sequence window:
- the LOC115978779 gene encoding ribulose-1,5 bisphosphate carboxylase/oxygenase large subunit N-methyltransferase, chloroplastic: MTTFTTLSPSSTFMISPFIKTLKNPTKTLPHFKRSSYLTLSATLSTPTTTTTTSLQKPVSDSVQTFWKWLKDEGVVSSKTPVKPAVVPEGLGLVAQKDLARNEVVLEVPKRLWINPDAVAASEIGSVCSGLKPWLSVALFLIREKKKNDTSSWRYYLDVLPEYTNSTIFWSEEELAELQGTQLLSTTLSVKDYVQNEFLKVEEEIIAPNKQLFPSPITLDDFFWAFGILRSRAFSRLRGQNLVLIPLADLINHSSSITTEDHAWEIKGAAGLFSWDTLFSLRTPVSVKAGEQVMIQYDINKSNADLALDYGFIESKADRNAFTLTLEISESDPFFGDKLDIAESNGLGETAYFDIVLDRQVPPAMLQYLRLVALGGTDAFLLESIFRNSIWGHLDLPISHANEELICQVVRDACKSALSGYHTTIEEDEKLKGEKLDPRLEIAVGIRQGEKKVLQQIDEIFKDRESELNELEYYQERRLKDLGLCGEQGEIIFWEPK; the protein is encoded by the exons ATGACTACCTTCACTACTCTATCTCCATCCTCTACTTTCATGATCTCCCCCTTCATCAAAACCttaaaaaacccaacaaaaacacTTCCACACTTCAAAAGAAGCAGTTATCTCACACTCTCTGCCACTCTCAGcacccccaccaccaccaccaccacctctcTTCAAAAACCAGTCTCTGACTCAGTCCAGACCTTCTGGAAATGGCTAAAAGACGAAGGAGTAGTGTCTTCAAAGACTCCAGTGAAGCCTGCTGTAGTTCCTGAAGGTCTGGGACTCGTTGCCCAGAAAGACTTGGCTAGAAACGAGGTCGTTCTGGAGGTCCCCAAGAGGCTTTGGATAAACCCAGATGCTGTGGCTGCCTCGGAGATTGGAAGTGTGTGTAGTGGGTTGAAGCCTTGGTTGTCTGTGGCTCTGTTTTTGAtcagagagaagaagaaaaacgaCACGTCGTCGTGGCGGTATTACCTTGACGTTCTTCCTGAGTACACCAATTCTACTATATTCTG GTCAGAAGAAGAGCTGGCTGAACTTCAAG GAACCCAACTTTTGAGCACGACATTGAGTGTGAAAGATTATGTGCAAAATGAATTTCTAAAAGTGGAAGAAGAAATCATAGCCCCTAACAAGCAGCTTTTTCCTTCTCCTATAACACTGGATGACTTCTTTTGGGCATTTGGTATACTCAGATCAAGGGCATTTTCACGCTTACGTGGTCAAAACCTTGTTTTGATTCCCCTTGCAGACTTG ATAAACCACAGCTCCAGCATAACCACAGAAGATCATGCATGGGAAATTAAAGGAGCGGCAGGTCTCTTCTCTTGGGATACCTTATTTTCTTTACGGACCCCTGTTTCTGTCAAGGCTGGTGAGCAG GTTATGATTCAATATGATATCAATAAGAGCAATGCTGACTTGGCTCTGGACTATGGGTTCATAGAATCCAAAGCAGACCGCAATGCTTTTACTCTAACACTCGAAATATCGGAGTCAGACCCATTTTTTGGGGACAAGCTGGACATTGCTGAGTCGAACGGTTTGGGTGAGACTGCATACTTTGACATTGTTTTGGACCGTCAAGTTCCACCAGCAATGCTTCAATATCTGCGGCTGGTAGCGCTTGGGGGAACTGATGCTTTCCTGTTGGAGTCTATTTTCAGAAACTCTATCTGGGGCCACCTTGACTTGCCTATAAGCCATGCCAATGAAGAGCTCATATGCCAGGTGGTCAGAGATGCCTGCAAATCTGCTCTTTCAGGCTATCACACAACCATTGAAGAG GATGAAAAGTTAAAAGGAGAAAAGCTTGATCCAAGGCTAGAAATCGCAGTTGGAATAAGACAAGGGGAGAAGAAGGTGCTCCAGCAAATTGATGAGATCTTCAAGGATAGGGAATCAGAATTAAATGAGTTGGAATATTATCAAGAAAGGAGGCTCAAGGATCTTGGTTTGTGTGGGGAGCAAGGTGAGATCATCTTCTGGGAACCCAAGTAA
- the LOC115978778 gene encoding rhamnogalacturonan I rhamnosyltransferase 1 translates to MEVRSSDAARIIGDKIASGSPPVPAIARTRLQVWFIRVCSSIVLWTCLVQLVAVCELWHPHLLAGITSRILSSAELNVDEEARLHSSSPPPPPLVPPRKYTSNGFLRVSCNGGLNQMRAAICDMVTVARLLNLTLVVPELDKTSFWADPSNFNDIFDVRHFIDSLRDEVRIIKRIPKRFNRKHGFIPLEMPPVSWSNEKYYLQQILPLFGKHKVLHFNKTDARLANNGIPLDLQKLRCRVNFQALKFTPQIETLGYKLVRMLQEKGPFVALHLRYEMDMLAFSGCTQGCTQEEAEVLKQMRYQYPWWREKEIVSEERRSQGLCPLTPEEAALILQALGFGKDTQIYIAAGEIYGSERRLAVLRAAFPNIVKKEMLLAPAELQQFQNHSSQMAALDFMVSVASNTFIPTYDGNMAKVVEGHRRYLGFKKTILLDRKSLVPLLDMHHNRTLSWNEFVAAVALVHEKRMGQPTHRRVIVDKPKEEDYFYANPQECLCEGTNCDSLRHGNSSKTQ, encoded by the exons ATGGAGGTTAGATCATCGGACGCGGCGCGTATCATCGGCGATAAGATAGCGAGTGGTTCTCCTCCCGTGCCTGCGATCGCGAGGACGCGATTGCAGGTCTGGTTCATTCGCGTTTGCTCAAGCATTGTGCTTTGGACTTGTTTGGTTCAGCTCGTCGCGGTTTGTGAGCTGTGGCACCCGCATTTGCTCGCCGGAATCACCAGCCGGATTTTGAGCTCCGCGGAGCTTAATGTCGACGAAGAGGCGCGTTTACATTCTTCttcgccgccgccgccgcctcTTGTTCCTCCAA GAAAGTATACAAGCAATGGTTTTCTTAGAGTGTCCTGCAATGGAGGCTTGAATCAAATGCGTGCAGCG ATATGTGACATGGTGACTGTTGCTCGGCTTTTGAATCTCACTTTGGTTGTTCCAGAGCTTGATAAGACATCCTTCTGGGCTGACCCTAG CAATTTTAATGACATCTTTGATGTGAGACATTTTATTGATTCATTGAGAGATGAAGTTCGAATCATAAAAAGGATTCCAAAGAGGTTTAACAGGAAACATGGATTCATTCCTCTCGAGATGCCTCCTGTTAGCTGgtcaaatgaaaaatattacttACAACAG ATTCTTCCACTTTTTGGCAAGCATAAAGTGTTACATTTCAACAAAACAGATGCACGTTTGGCAAACAATGGGATCCCATTGGATCTTCAAAAACTCAGGTGTCGTGTTAATTTCCAGGCACTGAAATTCACTCCTCAGATTGAGACTTTGGGGTACAAATTGGTTCGCATGCTTCAAGAAAAGGGACCTTTTGTGGCTCTGCATCTAAGATACGAGATGGACATGTTGGCTTTCTCAGGTTGTACTCAAGGCTGCACTCAGGAAGAAGCTGAGGTGCTCAAGCAGATGAG GTATCAATACCCAtggtggagagagaaagagatagtgTCTGAAGAGAGGAGATCTCAAGGCTTGTGTCCTCTGACACCGGAGGAGGCAGCACTAATTTTGCAGGCATTGGGTTTCGGTAAGGATACGCAGATTTATATTGCAGCTGGTGAGATTTATGGAAGTGAACGTCGACTAGCAGTGTTAAGAGCTGCATTTCCAAATATT GTGAAAAAGGAAATGCTGCTGGCCCCAGCAGAGTTGCAACAATTCCAGAATCATTCGTCTCAAATGGCGGCTTTAGATTTTATGGTTTCAGTTGCCAGTAACACTTTCATTCCCACCTACGATGGAAACATGGCAAAAGTTGTGGAAGGTCATCGCAG GTATCTTGGGTTTAAAAAAACCATCCTGCTAGATCGGAAAAGTCTTGTACCGTTACTGGATATGCATCACAATAGAACACTTTCATGGAATGAGTTTGTAGCTGCTGTTGCATTGGTTCATGAGAAAAGAATGGGACAGCCAACTCATCGTAGGGTTATTGTAGATAAGCCGAAGGAGGAAGATTATTTCTATGCAAACCCACAGGAGTGCCTTTGTGAGGGAACAAATTGTGACTCGCTCAGGCATGGGAACTCAAGTAAAACGCAGTGA